A single region of the Salvia miltiorrhiza cultivar Shanhuang (shh) chromosome 8, IMPLAD_Smil_shh, whole genome shotgun sequence genome encodes:
- the LOC130999132 gene encoding transcription factor MYB17-like, producing MGRAPCCEKKGLKKGPWTPEEDDKLVDYIDKHGHGSWRSLPKLAGLLRCGKSCRLRWTNYLRPDIKRGPFTGDEEKLVIQLHAVLGNRWAAIASQLPGRTDNEIKNLWNTHLKKRLLLMGIDPGTHEPSPSSALVSRPPSAPSTRHMAQWEGARLEAEARLSRESLLCFPPAAPGSEEGGGDHFLRLWNSEVGETFRRMNIKNQPRSPSSSASTRCRSFSGTTTEVELKAADALAKSTSSNETEDSSESTLQLLLDLPNNNDMSFLGDPDCYTLYPDFSTDSLFHSSPQEHRDGFV from the exons ATGGGCAGAGCTCCATGCTGTGAGAAGAAGGGTTTGAAGAAGGGGCCTTGGACTCCTGAGGAAGATGACAAGCTGGTTGACTACATTGACAAGCATGGCCATGGCAGCTGGAGATCCCTCCCCAAGCTTGCAG GTCTTCTCCGTTGCGGGAAGAGCTGCCGTCTGCGCTGGACGAATTATCTTCGTCCAGACATAAAACGGGGCCCGTTTACGGGCGACGAGGAGAAGCTCGTGATCCAGCTCCACGCCGTCCTCGGCAACAGGTGGGCGGCGATCGCGTCCCAGCTCCCGGGCCGGACGGACAACGAGATCAAGAACTTGTGGAACACGCATCTGAAGAAGCGGCTGCTGCTGATGGGGATCGACCCCGGGACTCACGAGCCCTCTCCCTCGTCGGCGCTCGTGAGCCGGCCCCCCTCGGCCCCCTCCACGCGCCACATGGCGCAGTGGGAGGGGGCCAGGCTGGAGGCGGAGGCGCGTCTCTCCAGGGAGTCGCTCCTCTGCTTCCCCCCAGCGGCGCCCGGCTCGGAGGAGGGGGGCGGGGACCACTTCCTCCGCCTGTGGAACTCCGAGGTTGGGGAGACGTTCAGGAGGATGAACATCAAGAACCAACCCCGGAGCCCGTCCTCCTCCGCCTCGACCAGGTGCCGCTCGTTCTCGGGCACGACCACCGAGGTCGAGCTCAAGGCGGCGGACGCGCTGGCCAAATCTACGAGCTCGAACGAGACGGAGGATTCCTCGGAATCTACGCTGCAGCTGCTGCTGGATCTTCCAAACAACAATGACATGAGCTTCTTGGGAGATCCTGATTGCTACACCTTGTATCCAGATTTTAGCACTGATAGTTTGTTCCATTCCTCCCCTCAAGAACACAGAGATGGCTTCGTCTAG
- the LOC130999133 gene encoding remorin-like produces the protein MAEATAAAAEEVVQKKAEAEEAPPAAEEAPPAAAEMVKSNDVVQHEPAVPPPPHDDSKALAMIPEPLAKKSSKGSLDRDVALAKLDDEKRLSYIKAWEESEKTKVENKAQKKLSDVASWENTKKAALESELKSIEEKMQKKKGEYAEKIKNKVGLVHKQAEEKRALVEAKRGEDLLKTEETAAKLRATKQAPPKACGCLGG, from the exons ATGGCAGAagcaacagcagcagcggcggaaGAAGTTGTTCAGAAGAAAGCTGAAGCGGAGGAGGCGCCGCCAGCTGCGGAGGAGGCGCCACCAGCTGCGGCGGAGATGGTGAAGTCCAACGACGTCGTGCAGCATGAGCCTGCTGTCCCGCCGCCACCTCACGACGACTCCaaagctcttgcaa TGATCCCTGAACCCTTAGCCAAGAAAAGCTCGAAGGGATCCCTCGATAGAG ATGTTGCTCTTGCAAAGCTCGATGACGAGAAGAGGTTGTCGTATATCAAGGCGTGGGAAGAGAGTGAGAAAACCAAAGTCGAAAACAA GGCACAGAAGAAGCTCTCGGACGTTGCATCATGGGAGAACACGAAGAAGGCTGCTCTGGAGAGCGAGCTGAAGAGCATTGAG GAAAAAATGCAGAAGAAGAAGGGAGAGTACGCGGAGAAGATCAAGAACAAGGTGGGGCTGGTGCACAAGCAAGCGGAGGAGAAGAGAGCCTTGGTTGAAGCCAAACGCGGAGAAGATCTGCTCAAAACCGAGGAGACCGCTGCAAAACTCCGCGCAACGAAGCAAGCTCCACCCAAGGCTTGCGGATGCCTCGGTGGCTAA
- the LOC130999135 gene encoding salt tolerance receptor-like cytoplasmic kinase 1 isoform X2: MKDNSDVDAVGERGGGVGDGDCEGLKRRRRREVEEWRDEGEVVLGEDEAAVATDGADEVTVAGAGDGEFGGEADCLWVGPHDLNVNGKKEFEQQMEVLGRLRHPNLIGLKAYYFARDEKLLVHEFMPNGNLFWLLHEAVKMRTMMRLTLALANSGSTRGLVGGTLTRKAWNLFSQLMMRLPNKL, translated from the exons ATGAAAGACAATTCAGACGTCGACGCCGTGGGAGAGAGGGGCGGCGGCGTCGGAGACGGTGATTGCGAGGGTTTGAAGCGGCGGAGAAGACGTGAGGTTGAGGAGTGGCGGGACGAGGGGGAGGTGGTGCTCGGAGAGGACGAGGCGGCGGTAGCGACGGACGGCGCGGATGAGGTAACGGTGGCGGGGGCTGGAGATGGTGAATTTGGGGGAGAGGCGGATTGCTTGTGGGTGGGGCCACATGATTTGAATGTGAACGGGAAGAAGGAGTTTGAGCAGCAAATGGAGGTGTTGGGCCGCCTACGCCACCCTAATTTGATCGGATTGAAGGCTTACTATTTCGCTAGGGATGAGAAATTGTTGGTTCATGAATTCATGCCTAATGGAAACTTGTTTTGGCTACTTCATG AAGCAGTGAAGATGAGGACGATGATGAGGCTAACTCTGGCTTTGGCCAACTCTGGAAGCACAAGAGGATTAGTGGGTGGAACTTTAACGAGGAAGGCTTGGAACCTGTTTTCCCAGCTGATGATGCGGCTGCCAAACAAGTTGTAA
- the LOC130999135 gene encoding salt tolerance receptor-like cytoplasmic kinase 1 isoform X3: MKDNSDVDAVGERGGGVGDGDCEGLKRRRRREVEEWRDEGEVVLGEDEAAVATDGADEVTVAGAGDGEFGGEADCLWVGPHDLNVNGKKEFEQQMEVLGRLRHPNLIGLKAYYFARDEKLLVHEFMPNGNLFWLLHVCSVWALNSDFMSIWNRFP, translated from the exons ATGAAAGACAATTCAGACGTCGACGCCGTGGGAGAGAGGGGCGGCGGCGTCGGAGACGGTGATTGCGAGGGTTTGAAGCGGCGGAGAAGACGTGAGGTTGAGGAGTGGCGGGACGAGGGGGAGGTGGTGCTCGGAGAGGACGAGGCGGCGGTAGCGACGGACGGCGCGGATGAGGTAACGGTGGCGGGGGCTGGAGATGGTGAATTTGGGGGAGAGGCGGATTGCTTGTGGGTGGGGCCACATGATTTGAATGTGAACGGGAAGAAGGAGTTTGAGCAGCAAATGGAGGTGTTGGGCCGCCTACGCCACCCTAATTTGATCGGATTGAAGGCTTACTATTTCGCTAGGGATGAGAAATTGTTGGTTCATGAATTCATGCCTAATGGAAACTTGTTTTGGCTACTTCATG TTTGTTCAGTTTGGGCTCTGAATTCTGATTTTATGAGCATCTGGAATAGGTTCCCGTAG
- the LOC130999135 gene encoding salt tolerance receptor-like cytoplasmic kinase 1 isoform X1 — MKDNSDVDAVGERGGGVGDGDCEGLKRRRRREVEEWRDEGEVVLGEDEAAVATDGADEVTVAGAGDGEFGGEADCLWVGPHDLNVNGKKEFEQQMEVLGRLRHPNLIGLKAYYFARDEKLLVHEFMPNGNLFWLLHAEAVKMRTMMRLTLALANSGSTRGLVGGTLTRKAWNLFSQLMMRLPNKL, encoded by the exons ATGAAAGACAATTCAGACGTCGACGCCGTGGGAGAGAGGGGCGGCGGCGTCGGAGACGGTGATTGCGAGGGTTTGAAGCGGCGGAGAAGACGTGAGGTTGAGGAGTGGCGGGACGAGGGGGAGGTGGTGCTCGGAGAGGACGAGGCGGCGGTAGCGACGGACGGCGCGGATGAGGTAACGGTGGCGGGGGCTGGAGATGGTGAATTTGGGGGAGAGGCGGATTGCTTGTGGGTGGGGCCACATGATTTGAATGTGAACGGGAAGAAGGAGTTTGAGCAGCAAATGGAGGTGTTGGGCCGCCTACGCCACCCTAATTTGATCGGATTGAAGGCTTACTATTTCGCTAGGGATGAGAAATTGTTGGTTCATGAATTCATGCCTAATGGAAACTTGTTTTGGCTACTTCATG CAGAAGCAGTGAAGATGAGGACGATGATGAGGCTAACTCTGGCTTTGGCCAACTCTGGAAGCACAAGAGGATTAGTGGGTGGAACTTTAACGAGGAAGGCTTGGAACCTGTTTTCCCAGCTGATGATGCGGCTGCCAAACAAGTTGTAA